Proteins co-encoded in one Paraburkholderia edwinii genomic window:
- a CDS encoding ATP-binding protein: MPSLIPRSLLARNIVLLFALVVVSEACSLSVLLHYVQRPRVERAAAVFGSYITTLDTVLAATPRASRDVTVARIGARADVPPDALAAPPVKALEFYRTHELGIFLDTLRRHLPAGSDVRWEAEHVRGAPQTMWLRVHIADAPYWIALMLPEEAQGGRILSALLLALSLGVLAALTGFLLQLHLNRPLKHLADAARRISAGDAPAPLPVDGPTEIAQVSTAFNQMTQALQQAEATRAVMLAGISHDIRTPLTKLRLAMAMAGAPRDAPFTDAAESYLDQIDTILQQFMDYAGSGEREAAQPGDLNALVEQLAADFAGLGHDFELSLADLPPVAFRPISMMRLLMNLMQNAIKYGRSGFAVRTWRDAHAAYVAVGDRGTGLSAAELEALKAPFQRGRNAHSGTSGTGLGLAIVERIARLHGGTLQFHARDGGGLEVWVVLPQ, from the coding sequence ATGCCGAGCCTGATACCGCGCTCGTTACTCGCCCGCAATATCGTTCTGTTGTTCGCGCTCGTCGTGGTCAGCGAAGCGTGCTCGCTGAGCGTGCTGCTTCACTATGTGCAGCGGCCTCGCGTCGAACGCGCGGCGGCCGTGTTCGGCAGTTACATCACGACGCTCGACACGGTGCTCGCCGCGACGCCGCGCGCATCGCGCGACGTGACTGTCGCGCGCATCGGCGCGCGCGCCGACGTACCACCCGATGCGCTGGCGGCGCCGCCGGTCAAAGCGCTCGAGTTCTATCGCACGCACGAACTCGGCATTTTTCTCGACACGTTGCGCCGCCATCTGCCGGCCGGCAGCGACGTGCGCTGGGAGGCCGAGCACGTGCGCGGCGCGCCGCAAACGATGTGGCTGCGCGTGCATATCGCCGACGCGCCGTACTGGATCGCGCTAATGCTGCCCGAAGAGGCGCAAGGCGGCAGAATCCTGAGCGCGCTGCTGCTGGCCTTAAGCCTCGGCGTGCTCGCCGCGTTGACCGGCTTCCTGCTTCAGCTGCATCTGAACCGGCCGCTCAAGCATCTGGCCGATGCCGCGCGGCGCATCAGCGCGGGCGACGCACCCGCGCCATTGCCCGTCGACGGGCCGACCGAAATCGCGCAGGTCAGCACGGCGTTCAACCAGATGACGCAGGCGCTGCAGCAAGCCGAGGCAACACGCGCAGTCATGCTTGCCGGTATTTCGCACGATATCCGCACGCCGCTCACCAAGCTGCGGCTTGCGATGGCGATGGCCGGCGCGCCGCGCGATGCGCCGTTCACCGATGCCGCCGAGTCATACCTCGATCAGATCGACACGATCCTGCAGCAGTTCATGGACTATGCGGGCAGCGGCGAGCGCGAAGCCGCGCAGCCCGGCGATCTGAACGCGCTCGTCGAGCAGCTGGCTGCGGATTTCGCAGGGCTCGGGCATGATTTCGAACTGTCGCTCGCGGACCTGCCGCCGGTCGCGTTCCGCCCGATCAGCATGATGCGGCTGCTCATGAACCTGATGCAGAATGCGATCAAGTACGGCCGCAGCGGGTTCGCGGTGCGCACGTGGCGCGATGCGCATGCGGCGTATGTCGCGGTCGGCGATCGCGGCACCGGTCTTTCGGCCGCCGAACTCGAGGCGCTGAAGGCGCCGTTTCAACGCGGCAGAAACGCACATAGCGGGACCAGCGGCACGGGCCTCGGCCTTGCGATCGTCGAACGGATCGCGCGTCTGCATGGCGGCACGCTGCAGTTTCATGCGCGCGACGGCGGCGGGCTCGAAGTGTGGGTCGTGCTGCCGCAGTGA